In Silene latifolia isolate original U9 population chromosome X, ASM4854445v1, whole genome shotgun sequence, the following proteins share a genomic window:
- the LOC141621007 gene encoding AP2-like ethylene-responsive transcription factor BBM produces MKNPSSTNNGLNVSMIKTWLRSNNPSQQEMGIMSEDTNNNSGTTGSGSGGTQSLSLSMGTGSHSGVAALPLLGSGGDGGNGVDMDNSLGENSSSKQQSDIVSSTTNTNTNTINLDTQSGALESVPRKSIETFGQRTSIYRGVTRHRWTGRYEAHLWDNSCRREGQTRKGRQVYLGGYDKEEKAARAYDLAAIKYWGTTTTTNFPISDYEKEVEDMQHMTRQEYIASLRRKSSGFSRGASIYRGVTRHHQHGRWQARIGRVAGNKDLYLGTFSTQEEAAEAYDIAAIKFRGLNAVTNFEINRYDVKSILESTNLPIGGAAKRLKEVEEFNSTDSNNNAQILRPAITATTEIGIPNYGSWPGIAFQQAHPVTMQTMQYHPYGNNAGQVQERVWCKQEQDPDSIGSNHYSDLSQQVQMGHHGTHNFFQMDNLMGSGSDSGGYGLPYGNGNENYYSFLSQQASNSNSNSNSNSSNDVVRAAVGFYDPGSTCTNWVPTAIPTIASRTANMAVVGGPNGGVPPFAMWNNT; encoded by the exons ATGAAAAACCCTAGTAGTACAAATAATGGGCTTAATGTGTCAATGATCAAGACATGGTTGAGATCAAACAATCCAAGCCAACAAGAGATGGGTATCATGAGTGAAGACACTAATAATAATAGTGGTACAACTGGCAGCGGAAGCGGTGGGACCCAATCCCTATCGCTTTCAATGGGAACTGGGTCTCACTCAGGTGTCGCCGCCTTGCCCTTATTGGGTTCAGGCGGCGATGGTGGTAATGGAGTGGATATGGATAATAGTTTGGGTGAGAATAGTAGTAGTAAACAACAAAGTGATATTGTTTCTAGtactactaatactaatactaatactattAATCTTGACACTCAAAGTGGTGCACTTGAAAGTGTGCCTAGGAaatcaattgagacatttggACAACGTACCTCCATTTATCGTGGCGTTACAAG GCATAGATGGACCGGGAGATATGAAGCTCATTTGTGGGATAATAGTTGCCGGAGAGAAGGGCAAACTCGCAAGGGCAGGCAAG TTTACTTGG GAGGTTATGACAAAGAAGAAAAAGCGGCTAGAGCTTATGATTTGGCTGCTATTAAATATTGGGGTACCACCACTACTACTAATTTCCCG ATAAGTGATTATGAGAAGGAAGTTGAGGACATGCAACATATGACCAGACAAGAATATATAGCATCCCTTAGAAG GAAAAGCAGTGGTTTTTCCCGTGGTGCGTCTATTTATCGAGGAGTAACAAG GCATCATCAGCATGGTCGTTGGCAGGCTAGGATTGGCAGAGTTGCAGGCAACAAAGACCTCTACCTGGGCACCTTCA GCACACAAGAGGAAGCAGCAGAGGCATATGACATTGCTGCAATAAAATTCAGAGGACTAAATGCAGTGACCAATTTCGAGATTAATCGATACGACGTCAAATCGATCCTAGAAAGCACTAATCTCCCAATTGGAGGTGCAGCAAAGAGACTGAAAGAAGTTGAGGAATTCAATTCCACTGATTCTAATAACAATGCCCAAATTCTAAGGCCTGCAATTACCGCGACGACTGAAATTGGAATTCCCAATTACGGTTCCTGGCCCGGAATTGCATTCCAGCAGGCACATCCTGTTACAATGCAGACAATGCAGTATCATCCTTATGGTAACAATGCTGGACAAGTACAGGAAAGGGTTTGGTGTAAGCAAGAGCAGGATCCCGATTCAATTGGGTCGAATCATTATTCGGATTTGAGCCAGCAGGTTCAGATGGGTCATCATGGTACACATAATTTCTTTCAAATGGATAATCTTATGGGTTCCGGGTCGGATTCAGGCGGGTATGGGTTGCCTTATGGGAATGGTAATGAGAATTACTATTCTTTCCTTTCCCAACAAgctagtaatagtaatagtaatagtaatagtaatagcaGTAATGATGTTGTTAGGGCCGCGGTTGGGTTTTATGATCCAGGGTCAACTTGTACTAATTGGGTCCCAACGGCTATTCCGACAATTGCCTCGAGAACCGCTAACATGGCGGTTGTTGGTGGTCCAAACGGAGGAGTTCCCCCTTTCGCAATGTGGAATAATACATAA